In the Candidatus Binataceae bacterium genome, one interval contains:
- a CDS encoding isoaspartyl peptidase/L-asparaginase: MAHQRLKIALAAHGGAGAIGLASERPERRRAMLAALKRGAEILRAGGSALDAVEVTVTALEDHPMFNAGYGSLLNSEGQVEMDASVMLAEPVSEPIAALRSHVHGPEYRVSAGAVAAVSRVRNPVMLARAVMERTPHILMVGAGAERFARRAGIALAKPAEMITERARERWRIREAQRLQIEEETADGHGTVGAVALDVRGAIAAATSTGGVPGKLFGRVGDSAIVGAGVFAHAFGGASATGQGEAIIVTALCREAVMAMAESTPQRVARDAIQELIDSTGAEAGLILVDARGRIGYAHNAASMQVGTFDPEHGLQHLWLDPIHSRRRQ; encoded by the coding sequence ATGGCACATCAACGGTTAAAAATCGCGCTCGCGGCGCACGGCGGCGCGGGAGCAATCGGTTTGGCTTCCGAACGCCCCGAGCGGCGGCGCGCGATGCTCGCGGCGCTCAAGCGCGGCGCGGAAATCTTGCGCGCTGGCGGCAGCGCGCTCGACGCGGTCGAGGTGACGGTGACCGCGCTCGAAGATCATCCGATGTTCAACGCGGGCTATGGCTCGCTACTCAACTCCGAGGGGCAGGTCGAGATGGATGCGTCGGTGATGCTGGCCGAGCCGGTCAGCGAGCCGATCGCGGCGCTGCGCAGTCATGTGCACGGTCCCGAGTATCGGGTCTCGGCCGGGGCGGTCGCGGCGGTATCGCGCGTGCGCAATCCCGTGATGCTCGCGCGCGCGGTGATGGAGCGCACTCCTCATATCCTGATGGTCGGTGCGGGGGCGGAACGATTCGCGCGCCGCGCCGGGATCGCGCTGGCCAAGCCGGCCGAGATGATCACCGAACGCGCCCGCGAACGTTGGCGAATCCGCGAGGCGCAGCGGCTCCAAATCGAGGAGGAAACCGCCGACGGACATGGCACGGTCGGCGCGGTGGCACTCGACGTGCGCGGCGCGATCGCGGCGGCAACTTCAACGGGCGGCGTGCCCGGCAAATTATTCGGACGTGTGGGCGACTCGGCGATCGTCGGCGCCGGCGTCTTCGCGCACGCCTTCGGCGGCGCGTCGGCGACCGGGCAGGGCGAGGCCATCATCGTGACGGCGCTGTGCCGCGAAGCTGTGATGGCGATGGCCGAGTCGACGCCGCAGCGGGTCGCGCGCGATGCGATCCAGGAGCTCATCGATTCAACGGGCGCCGAGGCCGGCCTGATCCTCGTCGATGCGCGCGGGCGAATAGGCTATGCGCATAACGCGGCGTCGATGCAGGTCGGCACGTTCGATCCCGAGCACGGTTTGCAACATCTCTGGCTCGATCCGATTCATAGCCGGCGGCGGCAGTGA
- a CDS encoding methyltransferase domain-containing protein, with protein sequence MVSEMHAAPRASANPIGTKPLRNVLIHLCDSVLLWLDCSGCEAQRRSRCFESRLLRAALPSMLPSQALPLMTDWNPELYNRFRRYRAEPVEHMLGRLPLGEDERILDLGCGPGDNTLELARRSVHGVVHGIDLSPAMIESATKLRAAQAPDVQRRLTFAVGDIAQLASDSVQTVIFSNAALQWLRHHREVLAAWFGALAPGGRLAVQMPANEHESGKVELGALAREPAWCAALGGIDQSFRDVPPPEHYARMLKEIGFVDVDCYYLTFRHPMERAADVAQWYRSTGLRPFLDALPEARHEAFVAAYSARLERAYGTSGAITFAFRRLFIWGRRPQS encoded by the coding sequence ATGGTGTCCGAAATGCACGCCGCGCCGCGCGCGTCAGCAAACCCCATAGGCACAAAGCCACTAAGGAATGTTTTGATTCACCTTTGTGACTCGGTGCTTTTGTGGCTGGATTGTTCCGGCTGCGAAGCGCAGCGCCGATCGCGATGTTTTGAAAGCCGCTTGTTACGTGCCGCTTTGCCCTCTATGCTGCCGTCTCAAGCACTTCCTCTCATGACTGATTGGAATCCCGAACTCTATAACCGTTTCAGGCGTTATCGCGCCGAACCGGTAGAGCATATGCTCGGCCGCCTGCCACTGGGCGAGGATGAGCGAATCCTCGATCTGGGCTGTGGTCCCGGCGACAACACGCTCGAGCTTGCGCGGCGTAGTGTGCATGGCGTGGTGCACGGTATCGATCTATCGCCCGCGATGATCGAATCCGCTACCAAACTGCGCGCCGCGCAAGCGCCTGATGTGCAACGGCGCCTGACCTTTGCGGTCGGTGACATCGCGCAGCTAGCATCAGACAGCGTACAGACAGTTATATTTTCCAACGCAGCACTCCAGTGGTTACGGCATCATCGGGAGGTGCTCGCGGCGTGGTTTGGCGCGCTGGCGCCCGGCGGCCGGCTGGCAGTGCAGATGCCCGCCAACGAGCATGAGTCAGGCAAGGTCGAGCTCGGCGCGCTCGCGCGTGAGCCAGCGTGGTGCGCGGCGCTGGGCGGTATTGACCAGTCGTTTCGCGATGTGCCGCCGCCCGAGCATTACGCGCGGATGCTTAAAGAGATCGGCTTTGTCGACGTAGATTGCTACTATTTGACATTCCGTCATCCCATGGAACGCGCCGCCGACGTGGCCCAGTGGTATCGTTCGACAGGGCTGCGGCCTTTTCTCGACGCTCTGCCAGAGGCGCGCCACGAAGCTTTCGTCGCGGCATACAGCGCGCGCCTCGAGCGGGCCTACGGTACAAGTGGTGCTATAACCTTCGCCTTCCGCCGCCTGTTTATCTGGGGACGGCGTCCACAATCCTGA
- a CDS encoding prolyl oligopeptidase family serine peptidase, whose translation MPRSAIAVCVNQTGRARSGRRRRFLGVGVAMLGLPVILWVGAATFIANQIKYPIFLSSARGDDVVGEHVPERTSHPYDLARSSIGVMPDEFKAGQVEFAGLPVDVSGLYFHGRRSDTIILLAAAGGGTESLIPYAQFLYAAGYSVLALDSLSNAHLGTDFGWTDSAAVLKAAAKLRHDGVGRIAVMGISEGGAAAIFAAAEKPMFSAVIADSSYANLDEMLRQNPSIAGLNPAFAATVLGIAEHRWFPRPFTEIAPADAALKLRCPLLVIQNEADPLTPVANGRAIEDAARKSGNRAQLWVAPAQGHGNAIFEISDQYKKQVLDFLAANMS comes from the coding sequence ATGCCACGATCGGCGATAGCAGTATGCGTGAACCAGACAGGGAGAGCGCGCAGCGGGCGCCGGCGCAGGTTCCTCGGCGTCGGGGTCGCGATGCTTGGGCTGCCTGTCATCTTGTGGGTCGGCGCAGCGACCTTCATCGCCAATCAGATCAAGTATCCGATCTTTTTGTCGAGCGCACGGGGCGACGATGTAGTGGGCGAGCACGTTCCCGAGCGCACCAGCCATCCTTACGACCTGGCGCGCTCCTCGATCGGCGTGATGCCCGACGAGTTCAAAGCGGGTCAGGTAGAGTTCGCGGGATTGCCGGTTGACGTAAGCGGGCTCTATTTCCACGGACGCAGGAGCGACACGATCATTCTGCTCGCAGCCGCCGGGGGCGGCACCGAGTCGCTGATTCCATACGCGCAATTTCTATACGCCGCGGGTTACTCGGTCCTCGCGCTCGACAGTCTGAGCAACGCGCATCTGGGTACCGACTTCGGATGGACCGACAGCGCGGCCGTGCTGAAAGCGGCGGCGAAGCTGCGCCATGACGGCGTGGGGCGAATCGCCGTGATGGGAATCTCGGAGGGCGGCGCGGCCGCGATCTTCGCGGCTGCCGAAAAACCGATGTTCAGCGCCGTGATCGCTGACAGCTCCTACGCTAACCTCGACGAGATGCTGCGGCAGAACCCCTCGATCGCGGGGCTGAATCCGGCGTTCGCGGCCACGGTGCTGGGGATCGCAGAGCATCGATGGTTCCCGCGGCCCTTCACCGAGATCGCGCCCGCTGATGCCGCGCTCAAGCTGCGATGTCCACTGCTGGTCATTCAGAACGAGGCCGACCCGTTGACTCCGGTCGCAAACGGCCGAGCAATCGAGGACGCCGCCCGCAAATCGGGAAATCGGGCCCAGCTCTGGGTCGCTCCCGCCCAAGGGCACGGCAACGCAATCTTCGAGATTTCCGACCAGTATAAAAAGCAGGTCCTGGATTTTCTCGCCGCGAACATGAGCTGA
- a CDS encoding ATP-binding protein, with protein sequence MAAQLMLRLAKGVADNSSLRDSALSASSERDGDSRSLEFELRNIASIAVRACNAGVTALSCALFGTTADVRAGDGSAKWDAVLEAACSALANRMLDSETNGHGGTTLSAPQLESLIARARKVDPRARIHAAALSRHGAVVKAIAITTSEIGQPQLEASLELAAEAAAACCRRQSGTVTAASWRQLAADAAERAAASLKALDEVSRRIRDADDAARLVSLAARDARYERLGAFIADAAGAHDWGVGRTRGAELEILAASRKFELDSVAIADALSNSQIVVRDRFTYVPLGEFIVALVSRTSLTDDARARLEAIAARLRDTVRIWQLEADDAARQALLQRMALRMFAAVDEERARIARDLHDDQAQLLTAAKIALEGGRDEARAILSQVEGELRRRTRELRPALLGAATLDELINRELERLGTVGIAARFNHGSGASRISRPIQQLCYQVTREAVSNVIRHAHARSVEVKIGRQAGGALVTISDDGRGIEAGRDAEGVGLKGVRERVELLGGKLSVQSGAHGTVVSAEIPEPME encoded by the coding sequence ATGGCGGCGCAGTTGATGCTGCGCCTGGCTAAAGGGGTGGCCGACAATTCTTCACTGCGCGATTCCGCCTTGAGCGCTTCCAGCGAGCGCGATGGCGATTCTCGTTCGCTCGAATTCGAACTGCGCAACATCGCATCGATCGCGGTCCGCGCCTGCAATGCTGGCGTGACGGCGCTCTCGTGTGCCCTCTTTGGAACGACGGCCGATGTCCGCGCAGGAGATGGATCCGCGAAGTGGGACGCCGTCCTCGAGGCCGCATGCTCCGCGCTCGCAAACCGAATGCTCGATTCGGAGACGAACGGCCATGGCGGAACCACACTTTCGGCCCCGCAGCTCGAATCGCTCATCGCCCGTGCGCGCAAAGTTGACCCGCGGGCGCGCATCCATGCTGCCGCACTGTCTCGGCACGGAGCGGTGGTGAAAGCGATCGCCATCACGACAAGTGAGATTGGCCAACCCCAACTTGAAGCATCGCTTGAGCTTGCCGCCGAGGCAGCGGCTGCGTGCTGCCGGCGCCAAAGCGGGACGGTCACGGCCGCGTCGTGGCGCCAGCTGGCCGCCGATGCAGCCGAGCGCGCCGCCGCTTCACTTAAAGCACTTGATGAAGTTTCCCGGCGGATACGAGACGCCGACGATGCGGCACGATTAGTGTCCCTGGCCGCTCGGGACGCGCGCTATGAAAGGCTCGGGGCATTTATCGCCGACGCGGCCGGGGCGCACGATTGGGGCGTCGGTCGGACTCGTGGTGCCGAGCTCGAAATCCTCGCCGCCTCTCGGAAGTTCGAGCTCGATTCCGTTGCGATCGCCGATGCGTTGTCGAACTCGCAAATCGTCGTTCGCGATAGGTTCACGTATGTGCCCCTTGGCGAGTTTATCGTCGCGCTCGTATCGAGAACATCACTCACTGATGATGCTCGCGCTCGGCTTGAAGCAATTGCCGCGCGCCTGCGCGATACCGTTCGCATCTGGCAGCTCGAAGCTGACGATGCGGCACGGCAGGCGCTCCTGCAGCGGATGGCACTCCGGATGTTCGCGGCGGTCGACGAGGAGCGCGCGCGGATCGCGCGCGATCTCCATGACGACCAGGCCCAGCTCCTCACCGCGGCGAAGATCGCGCTCGAAGGCGGCCGCGACGAGGCGCGCGCGATCCTGTCACAGGTCGAAGGCGAGCTGCGGCGCCGCACGCGCGAGCTGCGCCCCGCCCTGCTCGGCGCGGCTACGCTCGACGAGCTTATCAACCGGGAACTGGAACGGCTTGGCACCGTCGGAATCGCCGCGCGGTTCAACCATGGGTCGGGCGCGAGCCGGATTTCGCGGCCAATCCAACAACTTTGTTACCAGGTGACGCGCGAGGCTGTATCCAACGTTATTCGCCACGCACATGCCCGTTCCGTTGAGGTTAAAATAGGGCGCCAGGCGGGGGGTGCATTGGTGACAATTTCCGACGACGGTCGCGGTATCGAAGCCGGGCGCGATGCGGAAGGCGTTGGGCTAAAGGGCGTGCGCGAGCGCGTCGAGCTCCTGGGCGGCAAGCTCTCGGTTCAATCGGGCGCGCACGGCACTGTCGTGAGCGCCGAAATCCCGGAGCCGATGGAATAG
- a CDS encoding response regulator transcription factor, with product MNSNNHERIRVLLADDHRILREALRGVLAPECEVIGEAASGEAAVAMAAQLRPHVVVLDIGMPGMGGLAAAHRINREAPGSKVLVLSQYDDEEYVIEALGEAGAAGYLVKTDAASELLAAVRAVHAGRRYLSPSIAPIVLGRLRNPVRGDGPGGVRLTRREREVLRLIGEGSTTKEVAQRLGISPKTAQVHRENLKQKLDLRSTAAMVRYAIKHKLIRLD from the coding sequence ATGAACAGCAACAATCACGAACGGATCCGCGTTCTGCTGGCCGACGACCACCGCATTCTGCGCGAGGCGCTACGCGGGGTGCTGGCGCCCGAATGCGAGGTGATCGGCGAGGCGGCCAGCGGCGAGGCTGCCGTTGCGATGGCGGCGCAATTGCGCCCGCATGTCGTCGTGCTTGATATCGGGATGCCTGGGATGGGCGGGCTCGCCGCCGCGCATCGTATCAACCGCGAAGCTCCCGGCAGCAAGGTCCTCGTGCTGAGCCAATACGATGACGAGGAGTACGTCATCGAGGCGCTGGGCGAGGCGGGCGCCGCAGGCTACCTGGTCAAGACCGATGCGGCGTCGGAGCTCTTGGCCGCGGTGCGGGCAGTGCATGCGGGCCGGCGGTATTTAAGCCCGTCGATCGCGCCGATCGTGCTCGGGCGTCTGCGTAATCCCGTGCGCGGCGACGGCCCCGGCGGCGTGCGCCTGACGCGGCGCGAGCGCGAGGTGCTGCGACTTATCGGCGAAGGCTCGACCACCAAGGAAGTTGCGCAACGCCTAGGGATCAGCCCCAAGACCGCGCAGGTGCATCGCGAGAATTTGAAGCAGAAGCTCGATCTGCGCTCGACCGCCGCGATGGTGCGCTACGCGATCAAGCACAAGCTGATCAGGCTGGACTGA
- a CDS encoding VOC family protein, translating into MERRGVHHLGLATLDMDRTIEFYTKKMGFDVAWCDIIEMPDGGKIKHAFFDTGDGCLVAFMCPEKMKGVPTEWATDINSAQGLPGMFYHFAFYVPTVEALEKKREELISRGIDVTAVLDHEWCRSIYFRDPNGLLLEYCVTVREFTAEDQIMKHHDQPGFMTKDPAALKHANRVMAGPPPNVAPTRPPV; encoded by the coding sequence ATGGAGCGCAGAGGCGTTCATCATCTAGGGCTTGCAACACTCGACATGGATCGCACGATCGAGTTCTACACCAAGAAGATGGGCTTCGATGTCGCGTGGTGCGACATTATCGAGATGCCCGACGGCGGCAAGATCAAGCACGCGTTTTTCGACACCGGCGACGGATGCCTGGTCGCATTCATGTGCCCCGAGAAGATGAAGGGCGTGCCGACGGAGTGGGCGACCGACATCAACAGCGCGCAGGGTCTGCCCGGGATGTTCTACCATTTCGCCTTTTACGTCCCGACGGTCGAGGCGCTGGAGAAAAAGCGCGAAGAGCTGATCTCACGCGGCATCGATGTCACCGCGGTGCTTGACCATGAGTGGTGCCGATCGATCTACTTCCGCGATCCCAACGGCCTGTTGCTCGAATATTGCGTGACCGTGCGCGAGTTCACCGCCGAGGACCAGATCATGAAGCATCACGATCAGCCAGGCTTCATGACCAAGGATCCGGCGGCGCTAAAGCATGCGAATCGCGTCATGGCGGGACCGCCGCCCAATGTCGCGCCGACCCGTCCTCCGGTCTAA